The Candidatus Poribacteria bacterium nucleotide sequence TGTTACTTGATTTTCTTCTGTAAGCGCAATTTTTGGCTGTGTGTTTTCTTCGGGTAATGTATTCAGAAAAGCGATGTCGTCATAGAGATCAAGTCGAAACGCACTTGTTTCAAAAATTGGGAATCCCACATCGAGCCCAACGGCGGTCAACGGGTCTTCTCCAGTTTCTTGTAAGTTCGGGTTGATGTCTGTGAGATAGGTTGCGCCGAGTTCAAACCGCGTCAGTAAGTTGTTATTTTCTTCTCGTTGAAACGGACGGTAAAATCCGCGCCCCCCGAAAATTGTAGGATGACCGATGTCGTTTACCATTGTTTCAATGCCGTAACGGTTTTCAGAATTTCTGAGGTTCAGGCGTAACCCGCGCCGATCGTAGTTGGAATAACCGGACATGATTGAACCGTGCCCAATGGTTAGGTAGTCCAACTCCCCGAACCGGAGATAGAAGGGATCGTAAGGGCGACCGTAACGAACATAACGGACGAGTCTTAACCATGTGCTTGGACTGTTCCATGTTTCGCCGTCCTCAGCGAGGATTTCGGGTTCATCTCCCTCTGCATACGGGTTATAAAGCAGAATCAAATCTAACCCGATACCGACTTTTCCGAGCGGTATATCGGGTTGAAGTTGAAGTCGGACGTAAGCATCACCGTTAATGAAGGTGAGACCCCCGCCGTACAATCCGCTCGTTAGGAAGTCGGGTTGCTCCAGTTTGGTTAGGGCTTGGTCTTCTTGGGCGAGAGTAGAAGTCGGTAAGATGAGCAGAAAAGTTAAAATTCCGATTATCCAGGCGATAATGTCTGTTCCGGAAGAAGAAAAAACCTTATTTCTGTTCATATACCGAGAATCCTTCCATCTTTCATCTGGATAACACGATCGGCGTTCTCTTTGAGTCCTTCGTGGTGCGTCACAATGGCGATAGTGGTTTGGTGCTCTTGGCGCAGTTCTTGAATAAGGTTCATCAGGTTGTCACTCTGGCGACTGTCCAGGTTGGCAGTAGGTTCATCGGCGAAGATGATTTTCGGGCGGTTGGCGAGTGCGCGCGCAAAGGAGACGCGTTGTTTTTCGCCCCCCGAGAGTTGGGCAGGACGATGATGAAATCGCTCGCGCAAACCGACTTGTGTGAGGAGTTCTATGGCGCGGCTTTCTGCTTCAGTGGTCTTTGTTCGGGCAAGATCCATAGCAACCATGACGTTTTCCAGGGCAGTGAGATAGGGCAGTAGATGGAACAGTTGAAAGACGAATCCGATCTTTTCACGACGAATGACGCTTAAGTCTTGCACTTCAGGATGAATCGGTTCACCGTCGATGTGAAGTTCCCCTGCATCCGGTGTTAAAATACAACCGAGGAGACTAATAAGCGTTGTCTTTCCACAACCGCTGTCTCCCATCAGCATCACCAATTCACCCGCTTCAATTCGGATATCGATCGCGTCAACCGCAACAACGGTGGCATCGCCGCTGCCAAAACGTTTCGTTAAACCTGTGCCTTCTACGACTATCGCCATTCTGAATATACCTCTTGGATCGGCGCTGAGGCCGTTTCTCCGGTTCAGATATTTCTCTTCTTAACTACGGACAGATTCCCAAACCCGGTTGCGAATTAACCAGACCCCTGCCTGAAATGAAATTATGCCTTAAATGGCATAATTTGTCCTTGCTTTACATTTGGAAGGCAGCCCAAGACTTAATAGCTTAAAAAATTAAATCTCACCGCGGAATGCAATCATCGGATCGACTGCGATTGCTTTACGCGCTGCTAGATACCCGCTACCGCAACACACAATGAAACTGATGCACGCAACGATGATGGATTCGACGAAGTGAATCGCAACGAAAATCGGTGCCGCCGCCGCGAACACATACGATAGGATAAGACCGAATAGCACACCGACAATCGAGATGAGGACAACCTGTTTGAGGAGGAGTCCCATCACATAACGGTTTGAACCCCCGATAGCCTTTAGGACCCCGATTTCTTGTGTCTTTTCGAGCATCGTCACGTATGTAATCATTCCGACGAGGATGCCCGCGGCTAACCATAACATCACCCGTAGGAATTGCACTGCTTTCATCGGCTCGTCAACGTAGTACGCAATGATGTCCGTGAGCGTCTGTTTTAAGGTGCGTACTTCAATGGTTTCTAAGGCATCTAAATCGGCAGCGATCTGTACGGGGTGTGCGCTTTTGTTTGTTTTAGCGATCATCATGTTGACATGTGGCGTATTCCCGAGTAGAAGTTTCTGTGCAATACGGACATCCATAAAGAGCAACGGTGTATCTAAGACAAACATTAGGCTTTTCGCCTTTCCGACAACTCGCACTTTTTCGTTGCTGAGGGTGATCTGTTCTCCGATTTCCAGTCCCATTTTCTCGTCAACGACCACCTCGTAGGGGACTGGGTCTTCAGGTCTATAGTCTTCAAAATTACTCCGAGTGAACATTCTGCCTTCAATTGCGGTCTTGGGTCCGCCGAGTTGTCCCAACTTATAGCCGACAACGATTGCCTTGGTGGATTTACCACGGACGGTGGGACGCGCTTGCGCGAAAACCAATGGGGACGCGGAATCCGGCACTAAGCCTGGTCCTGCATTCAGGAATGCCATGTATTCTTCAACGACCATAGAAAATCCAATAAATGCGCCACCGGAGCCTTCAGCAGAGATCCAGACATCCGCACCGGTGGACTCGACGTATTGTCGCGCTTGGATGCGCATGCCGTTCATGATGCCGCCTAACAGCAATATCAATGAGATGAGGACAGTGATGCCAAGTGTTGTGAGCACAACTCTTGCTTGGCGATACCGCATGTCCTTGAGGAAGAGGGTCTTCATCTTTTAATTATACCTTACGGGAGAACAACGTGGGTTTGGACTTTGAAGTGCTTTCCCTAAATCCGCCTTCCATTTCATTACAGGCTACGTTTTTGAACTATCTGGAAAAGAATGCAAACCTTTCGTGTGTATCAGTCCGATTCGGTTTCGCGTGAGTATTTGATCGCTGAGGACATGAACTTCCGCACCGCGATCATTAACACCAACGTGAAAATGTTTTCCCAAAACGTTTCACGAAACGTCTGATTCAAACGTTCTATAGTAGGGAGCATTGGGTCTGTTGTCTGCCAGACCGTGAGATTGAAATAGATGAAAAATCCTATCGGAATCAAGCAGACGCAGACACCACATATAAACTCTACTATAATTAGTATTATACCTGATGTGTGTGACATCAGTCTCAGCAGTTTATTAAATTTATTCACGTCAATCCCTAAATAACAGTTTGTCCTTGAGAGTTTTCTTCCAAAAGGGTAAGCCGCTCGGGCATTGTCTGTCGTTTACGGCGGTGCAATTGGACGTGCTCCTGATACGTACCTACATCCGCTTCAACACCTGTGTCGCGTTCGAGGAAAAGTGGGAATTCAGACGCAGGCGGTTTGGCATTGTGATACGCATGGCTGTAACTCCGCATGATGATCCGCTGTTCACGATTCAATGTCTCCAACCATTCGGGTGAAGAGTGGAACCGGTCGGCAGGTGTGAGCCAAGACGGACAATAAGCCACAAAGATGTTATAGCGCACGACATCGCTCTCGTTCGGTTCCACACGATGCCAGATGCTGGAGTGCATCACCGTCATTGTGCCTTTACGAGGGCAAACAACCAGTTCTCCCGGTATACTTTTGTGTGTATCGTAGCCATCCATATATTGATGCCGGTGACTGCCCGGTAACACAACAAGGTTCCCCATCTTCTCTCTCGGTAGGTCGGTCAACCAATACCCGATCTTGATTTGCAACGGCAGTTTCGGTGAAAATACACCGTAGGGAAGTGCCCGGGCGCCGTCTGGATGCCACTGGTTGTATTGTTTACCGCCGGGCGGACGCAGGAAAAATTGGCTCTGATGGAGCTTGAGGAGTTCCCCGAACAGGTCATACGCATAACCAACGTGCCGTTCGTTATCAATAAGGTTTGTAAACACGGGGTCACGTTCGACAATATTCTCCATGTGGAGATGGCCACCTGGGGTATATTTCGGATTAGTGACAGCGACGCGGTCTATCACGTCAACGTAGGTTTGGATGTCCGCGTCAGAGATCGCGTCTTCAATGAAGATAATGCCGTCTTCGTTAAATGTCTTCCACTGTTCTGCTGTGAATCCGGATGGTGCAACACGATATTTTTGTTTGTTTTCCATTGGAGTACTCCTTTCATTTGATTTTGCAGCAAATCCTGTGCCAGTTAGGGCAATACTGCCCAGATTAGATGCTTTGTGCTATGTTCAGAAGGAACTGCACAGAATCGGGCAGATTTTATTTCAGATAGCCCGAAATGAGACAGATGCAATCAACCTTTGTGACTTCTGGCTGAACGCTTTAAAATCAATGCCTGTTCAAATTAAGAATATCATATTTTTCCAAAACCGTCAACGGTAATAACAAAATACCCCAAACCCAAAATATTATCATTAGATTTGGGGCAACAGGATTTCTATAGTTTAGGTGGCAGAACTCTAAGTGTTACTTCTTCAACCTATCTAAAATTCAAGCTCAACGCCTATCATGAAACCGTTTTCATCAACGATGAGATTTGAGAGACCCATTTCGTTCGTTAAGTCAACCTGGGCTCGCATGAACGCTTCAGACATATCTCCGTGTGCAAATTCACCTATGTGAGTGGGGTTTTCTCGATGCGATTCAACGTGCTCAGGACGGAGCATTGATACGTTTAATCCGAGATTTACGAATAGTTCAACAACATCATTGAACGTCGGAGCAGCGCCCTGTACGCGAAATTCTACATCGTCTACGATTACTTCTGGAAGTTCGGCTATCTCCGCCAATCTTGCTTTGAGATTTAATCCTAGCTGCCGTGTACGCGCCAAGTCCATTTCATCTTGCCGGGTTAGAGGACGTTTCCGAATTCTTTCAAGCAGGGCTTCATTAAGCGCAGCGATTCTATTTTTCTTTCGCTTTCTCGACTTTTTTCCTCTTTTCATAAGACCTCCATGTCTCGTATCAAGAATGGATGCGGTTAGGAAATCAATTCTAAGAGTTCGGTATATTTATTATAAAAATCGCTCTCGCTATAAATTATCAGATATAGATTACTTCAGGATAACCATTTTGCGTATGGGAGAAATTTCGCCTGTTTTTAGTTGATAAAAATAAACGCCACTCGCAATCCGTTCCCCGAAACCGTTGCGACCATCCCAATACGCCGCGCTGCTTCTGTCGGTGTAATAGCCTGCTGACTGATGTCCAAGCCCAAGTGTCCGCACGACAGTACCTCTCGTATCGTAAATCGTAATCTGGACATCACTGGCATCTGCCAATTGGTAGGGTATCCATGTCTCTGGGTTAAATGGATTAGGAAAGTTCGGGTAAAGTTGTGTATTATCAGGCAGTGAAGCGATTATAGGTGCGGCAGGAGCACCTTCTTCTACCTCAAAGCGAACAATTTCCGTGAAGTCTGCGCGAAGAGTATTCCCGGCTTTATCAAATACAGTCATCTCAGCGAGTCCCCATATACCTGGAGCACTACCCACAGGTAAAACTATTCTCTGGTGATATTCCTTGAAAAGAGCAGGGTTACCGGTAAAGTATAGCCCACCGTATCCGTCCGGATAGTGATAAAAATGGTGCATAACTCCCTGTGGATCCCTTAAATTCATACTGCTTATTTCATAACCGCTTATATTATCTTTGATCCTAAAGGAAATATTAACTATTGTTTCGCCGTTGGGAGCTTCTGGTATGGTAGGTTCGGCTTTAATAGTAATACGATTAACATCTAAAACGGGCGGTTCAAGGTCTGGCGTCTCTGTTTTTATTTCAATAGTTTTTGGAGGTTCGTCTGTGGTGTCATCTGTGAAATAAACACTTGATTCATTCAAGGCAGTATCTGACATACGAATATGGTTAAGATGATAAGTCCCACTTGGCATATATTCAGGAAATTCAAACTTTACAACGGCTCTATCTGATTCGGAATTATAGCCTCCATATTGATATTGTCTATATATTGAATGAGTTTCTCGCAAATTGTCATTCAGAGCCGCAGCAACAAATTCTATGCCTGATTTTTCTATCACTTTCCAACTTGCAGTAACAATTTGATAAGGTCTTCCCTCTGTAGTCGTTGCTGTTGACAAAGAGAGTTGCATTGAGTTTTTTACATACTCCGGAGGCTCACAGTCAGCAAGCGGATTGTCAATATAGAGTTTCCACCCAAAATCGGTTTGTCCACCGTGTCGTTCATTACCATTAGCATCCCAGATTTGAATTGCGTCAGGACCCCAGTAGCCATTCGCGGCGTACTTTGATAACGTCGCCTGTCCACGTAAAATGTGTCCAGAAGCTACGTGCATTCCATTGGTATCAACCGGAGACATCCACGCAAGGTCAAAAAAAGTGCCTTTTTCACTGAAAACTCTGATGTATGCAGATTGTGCGGCATCCAGGGCACTCTCTCCCTGAATCTCAATCTCTACTGTTATCTGTTTGTCTTCTTCGGGTTCACCTTCAACCTGTATATCTATCCGAATTATTCGTCCCGGATAGACATAATCTGGATACAGGTTGTAGACCTCGAAGGTTAAATCCTCACGAATCTTGGAGATATACCGAGTGCCGTGCATAATCCTATTTTGAATGAACTCGTATTTGGCAGGTGAGCGAGAGCGTAACTTGTCGGGATTCACGATGTAGTAACTGATACTTTCCGCCATATCCTCATTTGGATTTACGCCGTGTGCATAAGCGGAGACAAACTCTACTTGCTTTGTTGTTGACCAGCCATCTTTATCGTTGGGATTTTCAAACCAACCGCCAAGTTCAATCCAATCCTGTTTGAGTTGTTCGTTAAAGAGATGTGCCCACAAAAAATGTGCCTTTTCATGGAGAATCAAACGGTGAATATAGTCGGTTCCCTGCCCCTTAAAAGCAGATTCCATAAATTCAATGTAACCGGCACTTGGCCACGCAACCGCAGGGGCAGTTGGATAAAGTGGATGTGGGGTTCCATCCAAACGTCGAACCAAATAGTTGAGGCCTGGCGTTTTAAGCATACCTTGTGGAAATTCTTCAAGCATAGAGACCAGTGCTATCAATTCTTCGTTTTTAAATTCAGAGAAACGTCCAGCGTGTTCACCCGTTGTATGCCGTGTGAGTTCGCTATAATCTGGGATATTGATGCTGACGGCGTAGCGTTCTTGCAATATCCACTCAAGTGCGTATCTGTCCGAACCACTGTCGGTTACGAACCGAACCACGGCGTGATGGAGCCGTTTAGAGAAATACCGACCCCGAACGCCTTCAATTTCCGCTAACAGCGGTGTAGCATGCACAAACGCTTCTTCAGCAATGGTGGCTGTCCGCTGACCGTCTCGGTATTCCACCGATATGTCATCTTGAATATGACGGGTGCTTAGCCTCCAAATAGAGGATGGGACTCCGGGACTTTCCGCGTAAGGGTTGTTCGTTTCTTGTGGTATGGACTCAAAAGTTCGGAGCAACCTGTAAGCATGTCCGGGGCTCCATTCAGGTCCCAGGTACACAGAATACTTTCGCATCAACGCTAAAGATGCGCTGTGTGAGGCAATTTCTATCGGTTCATCTAACAGCGTCACTTGCACAGGTTCAACGATGGTCGCACTTTCACTGCCTTCTGGGGTTTCATCTATTTCCCAGTGGTAGGTAAAAGGCGCACCTTGGATGTCGGGATTACAAATCCCTCCTACAAGAAAGATCGCTAAGATTATGGTGAATTTGGCGGTTTTCATCATTTTTTCAAGAGCAGGATGGATTTGTGTAAGCGACGACTGCCTTCAATAACAGATTGCATCAGTGGTTTTTCTTGAATGAGGTGTTGGCTTTAAGGATATCACATTGCATCAAAAGAATCAATATTTCTTATTTTTTTGTTGGAATAATTAATAAAATGCCCCAAACCCTAAAGTATAACCATTGAGTTTGGGGCAACAGAATTCCAAATTCCAATTCATGATGATGGGCGGTCTTTTGCCCGAAGTAGCGATAGGATAGAGTTGGGTTTCACTTTTCGTTCAACCCAACCTACGTCAACGTTTACTACACTGCCACCCCTGTTTCGTAAGCATCGTTCTGGACTAACCATACCGAAACTGCGTGAACGAGAATCTGATTTGCTCGTTCAACGATCGGATTTAGCGATGGGATGTGGGAAAACATATTTTGTGCTCGATGTTTCAGGTTTGCAATTGGTGGCAACTCAAGAATTTTCATCTCTTTGAGGAATGCTTCAACCTCTGATTGACTGATGTGAGCCCGTTTACGAAGTTCTTCTAACTTTGGCGTATGTGCCCACGCTTTCAAGACCGTTTTACCGATGTGTTCAATCGAAAAACTCGCAGCGAGTTGTTGGGCAGCATTTTCGATGGTTGTTAGAGAGAGTCTACGTTTACCTTCAACGACATGTGCTGGTGGCAACCGTAGATCCCATACGATTTTAAAGAAGGACAAGGTTTTCAGAATATAGTACGTGACATCAATTTGCCACCAATGAAATCCTTGAGGTGCAGCACTCGGGAAGTGGTGATGATTGTTATGCCATCCCTCCCCCAACGTGATAATAGCGAGAAATAGG carries:
- a CDS encoding ABC transporter permease; the protein is MKTLFLKDMRYRQARVVLTTLGITVLISLILLLGGIMNGMRIQARQYVESTGADVWISAEGSGGAFIGFSMVVEEYMAFLNAGPGLVPDSASPLVFAQARPTVRGKSTKAIVVGYKLGQLGGPKTAIEGRMFTRSNFEDYRPEDPVPYEVVVDEKMGLEIGEQITLSNEKVRVVGKAKSLMFVLDTPLLFMDVRIAQKLLLGNTPHVNMMIAKTNKSAHPVQIAADLDALETIEVRTLKQTLTDIIAYYVDEPMKAVQFLRVMLWLAAGILVGMITYVTMLEKTQEIGVLKAIGGSNRYVMGLLLKQVVLISIVGVLFGLILSYVFAAAAPIFVAIHFVESIIVACISFIVCCGSGYLAARKAIAVDPMIAFRGEI
- a CDS encoding T9SS type A sorting domain-containing protein, producing the protein MRKYSVYLGPEWSPGHAYRLLRTFESIPQETNNPYAESPGVPSSIWRLSTRHIQDDISVEYRDGQRTATIAEEAFVHATPLLAEIEGVRGRYFSKRLHHAVVRFVTDSGSDRYALEWILQERYAVSINIPDYSELTRHTTGEHAGRFSEFKNEELIALVSMLEEFPQGMLKTPGLNYLVRRLDGTPHPLYPTAPAVAWPSAGYIEFMESAFKGQGTDYIHRLILHEKAHFLWAHLFNEQLKQDWIELGGWFENPNDKDGWSTTKQVEFVSAYAHGVNPNEDMAESISYYIVNPDKLRSRSPAKYEFIQNRIMHGTRYISKIREDLTFEVYNLYPDYVYPGRIIRIDIQVEGEPEEDKQITVEIEIQGESALDAAQSAYIRVFSEKGTFFDLAWMSPVDTNGMHVASGHILRGQATLSKYAANGYWGPDAIQIWDANGNERHGGQTDFGWKLYIDNPLADCEPPEYVKNSMQLSLSTATTTEGRPYQIVTASWKVIEKSGIEFVAAALNDNLRETHSIYRQYQYGGYNSESDRAVVKFEFPEYMPSGTYHLNHIRMSDTALNESSVYFTDDTTDEPPKTIEIKTETPDLEPPVLDVNRITIKAEPTIPEAPNGETIVNISFRIKDNISGYEISSMNLRDPQGVMHHFYHYPDGYGGLYFTGNPALFKEYHQRIVLPVGSAPGIWGLAEMTVFDKAGNTLRADFTEIVRFEVEEGAPAAPIIASLPDNTQLYPNFPNPFNPETWIPYQLADASDVQITIYDTRGTVVRTLGLGHQSAGYYTDRSSAAYWDGRNGFGERIASGVYFYQLKTGEISPIRKMVILK
- a CDS encoding phytanoyl-CoA dioxygenase family protein, which encodes MENKQKYRVAPSGFTAEQWKTFNEDGIIFIEDAISDADIQTYVDVIDRVAVTNPKYTPGGHLHMENIVERDPVFTNLIDNERHVGYAYDLFGELLKLHQSQFFLRPPGGKQYNQWHPDGARALPYGVFSPKLPLQIKIGYWLTDLPREKMGNLVVLPGSHRHQYMDGYDTHKSIPGELVVCPRKGTMTVMHSSIWHRVEPNESDVVRYNIFVAYCPSWLTPADRFHSSPEWLETLNREQRIIMRSYSHAYHNAKPPASEFPLFLERDTGVEADVGTYQEHVQLHRRKRQTMPERLTLLEENSQGQTVI
- a CDS encoding ABC transporter ATP-binding protein; translated protein: MAIVVEGTGLTKRFGSGDATVVAVDAIDIRIEAGELVMLMGDSGCGKTTLISLLGCILTPDAGELHIDGEPIHPEVQDLSVIRREKIGFVFQLFHLLPYLTALENVMVAMDLARTKTTEAESRAIELLTQVGLRERFHHRPAQLSGGEKQRVSFARALANRPKIIFADEPTANLDSRQSDNLMNLIQELRQEHQTTIAIVTHHEGLKENADRVIQMKDGRILGI